The Methylomonas rhizoryzae genome includes the window GTACTTTGACGGTTTGCTGCCGGCCGTCCTGTTGAAAGCGCAGTTCGTTGTTCGGATTCAGGCCGCGGGCCAGAATGATGCGGTGTCGGCTTAAATCGTCCGGGGATTGCGGGATGCCGTGCTCGGCCAGATAATCCGGCGCGGCGCACAGTACCCGCCTGACCGACCCGACCCGCAGTGCCCGGTAGGTCGAATCGGGCAACTCGGCGATGCGTATCGCCACATCCACGCCTTCTTCCAGCATGTTGACCACCCGGTCGACGAACAAGGCATTGACTTCCACCGCCGGATAACGGCGCAAATAGTCGATGATGCCTGGCATGATGAACAAGCGGCCGAACAATACCGAGGCGGTTACCGTCAGTTGGCCGCGCGGTTCGGCGTTGATGCCCAGCGCCGCGTCGTCGGCTTCGTCGGCCAGGGCGATGATGCGTTTGGCGTCTTCGTAATACTT containing:
- a CDS encoding LysR family transcriptional regulator, translating into MDRLHLMSVYVAVVEAEGFAGGARKLQMSPPAVTRAVAALEERLGVKLLNRTTRYVRMTEAGQKYYEDAKRIIALADEADDAALGINAEPRGQLTVTASVLFGRLFIMPGIIDYLRRYPAVEVNALFVDRVVNMLEEGVDVAIRIAELPDSTYRALRVGSVRRVLCAAPDYLAEHGIPQSPDDLSRHRIILARGLNPNNELRFQQDGRQQTVKVQPMLSVSDNDSAAVAAKAGLGITRLLNYQIAEALRSGLLKIVLGDYESPPVPVHILHREGRHSSAKIRSFVDLMAERLRAELSLN